In Prosthecochloris sp. GSB1, the following proteins share a genomic window:
- a CDS encoding acyloxyacyl hydrolase: protein MYKYRITLCLLAMVLFFPAGNVALAAEPAGEPKVVFNELGFGGGYAFGSLKENDDLEVVPFYLRAGFDISRLVGMKGPNTFQFSLEPFYNRITGPKKGEETGLNIFFRYTAPLAGKTSIFGEAGSGPMYFSLDTVEQGEAGFNFLNQFGIGLRQEIGDSMALNAGYRFRHMSNAGTDTPNRGINSNAFVAGISLLY from the coding sequence ATGTACAAGTATCGTATCACGCTCTGCTTGCTGGCGATGGTTTTGTTCTTCCCGGCGGGCAACGTCGCCCTCGCGGCGGAGCCCGCCGGCGAACCGAAGGTCGTGTTCAACGAGCTCGGATTCGGGGGCGGCTATGCCTTTGGCTCGCTGAAGGAGAACGACGATCTCGAGGTCGTTCCGTTCTATCTCAGGGCGGGTTTCGACATCAGCCGTCTCGTCGGCATGAAGGGACCCAATACCTTTCAGTTTTCCCTTGAACCCTTCTATAACAGGATAACCGGTCCCAAGAAGGGCGAAGAGACCGGCCTGAACATATTTTTCCGCTACACGGCGCCGCTTGCCGGCAAGACCTCCATCTTTGGGGAAGCAGGTTCGGGGCCGATGTATTTCAGCCTTGATACCGTCGAGCAGGGCGAGGCCGGATTCAATTTTCTCAACCAGTTCGGCATAGGGCTTCGCCAGGAAATCGGCGACAGTATGGCTCTCAACGCGGGCTACCGTTTCAGGCATATGTCCAATGCGGGTACCGACACTCCGAACAGGGGAATCAATTCGAACGCTTTCGTCGCCGGAATTTCCCTGCTCTACTGA
- the nadD gene encoding nicotinate (nicotinamide) nucleotide adenylyltransferase → MQLALFGGTFDPPHNGHLALCLYAREILDIEKLVVSVSNNPLKDAGSASDADRIAMARLLAGIVNLTGAVAEASDRELLQQGPSYTIDHVAYLEQRYGLGDMFLLIGEDNYRDFRLWKSWEELARKCTVVVFGRQGGSQGEEDGGEEPPEHGFRVIRFEFPHSSTEIRRRLLAGEDCRGLIPSSILDYIDHHGLYRS, encoded by the coding sequence GTGCAGCTCGCCCTTTTCGGCGGAACTTTCGATCCCCCGCATAACGGCCATCTCGCTCTCTGCCTGTATGCGCGGGAGATTCTGGACATTGAAAAGCTGGTCGTTTCCGTTTCCAACAACCCGCTCAAGGATGCCGGTTCAGCGTCTGACGCGGACCGGATTGCGATGGCCAGGCTGCTTGCCGGTATCGTCAACCTGACCGGCGCGGTGGCCGAGGCGAGCGACCGTGAACTGCTGCAGCAGGGACCTTCCTACACCATCGACCATGTCGCCTACCTCGAACAACGTTACGGCCTCGGCGACATGTTTCTGCTCATAGGCGAGGATAACTACCGCGATTTTCGTCTCTGGAAATCATGGGAAGAGCTTGCCCGGAAATGTACGGTCGTGGTGTTCGGCCGACAGGGCGGCTCGCAGGGCGAGGAGGACGGCGGGGAAGAACCCCCGGAACACGGGTTCAGGGTGATACGTTTCGAGTTTCCGCATTCATCGACCGAAATCCGTCGGCGCCTGCTTGCGGGAGAGGACTGCAGGGGGCTTATCCCTTCGTCGATTCTCGATTATATCGACCACCACGGACTCTACCGGTCCTGA
- a CDS encoding alkaline phosphatase — protein MMMNHRLVRRIAAPAFSLFAWIAFFLTSSCSGSLPDDRQSGLSRPPRYVFLFIGDGMGSAQIKLAELVRGRKPPLAMSAFPVSGTASTHAVDREVTGSAAAGTALATGRKTTIGTISMSADHSADFETVAEMAGRRGMRVGIVSNVSIDHATPACFYAHAASRDGYYGIAMQMASSGFEYFGGGFAKGALDSGRPAGLLLRTMRDSGYAIVGDRKGLENASQGKKYWAYGDYDRSGALGYRIDGGGDRLRLADFVRAGIGLLEGERGFFMMVEGGKIDWACHANDAATAAHEVEDFDEALGVALSFYRRHPGETLVVVTADHECGGLSIGNAAGGYGLHPELLRHQKVSFEVFSGKVCSWAGGGVSFPMALDSAKAYFGLGDVSRDFLLALSSREKAALKKAYRASMNGGSGGSGYGPDPLTEALVSMLNSKAGIGWASDTHTAVPVPVFAIGKGADQFCGAYDNTDIAKKIIRIAALRD, from the coding sequence ATGATGATGAACCATCGCCTTGTCCGCCGCATTGCGGCGCCTGCCTTCAGCCTTTTCGCCTGGATAGCGTTTTTTCTGACAAGTTCCTGTTCGGGGAGCCTTCCCGATGATCGTCAGTCCGGCCTCTCCCGGCCCCCTCGCTACGTTTTCCTTTTCATAGGCGACGGCATGGGCAGCGCCCAGATCAAGCTCGCGGAGCTTGTCCGCGGCCGGAAGCCTCCACTGGCAATGAGCGCTTTCCCTGTTTCCGGGACGGCTTCGACGCATGCCGTCGACCGTGAGGTGACGGGTTCGGCCGCAGCCGGAACCGCCCTTGCGACCGGTCGGAAAACGACGATCGGCACGATTTCCATGAGCGCCGACCATTCGGCCGATTTTGAGACCGTTGCTGAAATGGCCGGGAGGCGGGGAATGCGCGTCGGTATCGTCAGTAATGTCAGCATCGATCACGCGACTCCTGCATGCTTTTACGCCCATGCGGCCAGCCGGGACGGTTATTACGGGATCGCCATGCAGATGGCTTCGAGCGGTTTCGAGTATTTCGGCGGCGGTTTTGCGAAAGGCGCGCTTGACAGCGGCAGGCCTGCGGGCCTGCTGCTGCGCACCATGAGGGACAGCGGATATGCGATCGTCGGAGACCGCAAAGGGCTCGAGAACGCAAGCCAGGGGAAAAAATACTGGGCTTACGGCGACTATGATCGCTCCGGCGCGCTCGGGTATCGCATCGACGGCGGCGGCGATCGTCTCAGGCTTGCGGATTTCGTTCGCGCCGGCATTGGGCTGCTCGAAGGAGAGCGGGGCTTTTTCATGATGGTCGAGGGCGGCAAGATCGACTGGGCGTGTCATGCCAACGATGCCGCGACTGCGGCGCACGAGGTAGAGGATTTCGATGAGGCGCTCGGCGTCGCGCTTTCGTTTTATCGCCGTCATCCCGGGGAGACCCTGGTCGTCGTGACCGCCGATCACGAATGCGGCGGTCTTTCCATCGGCAATGCCGCCGGAGGTTACGGTTTGCATCCTGAGCTGTTGCGTCATCAGAAAGTCTCTTTCGAAGTTTTTTCCGGCAAGGTGTGCAGTTGGGCAGGGGGCGGCGTATCGTTTCCCATGGCCCTGGACAGTGCGAAAGCGTATTTCGGACTTGGCGACGTGTCGCGCGATTTCCTGCTTGCGCTGTCGTCGAGGGAGAAGGCTGCGTTGAAGAAAGCCTACCGGGCCAGCATGAACGGCGGAAGCGGCGGTTCCGGATACGGTCCGGATCCCCTGACGGAGGCGCTTGTTTCGATGCTCAACAGCAAGGCGGGCATCGGATGGGCAAGCGATACGCATACGGCGGTGCCGGTGCCGGTTTTCGCAATCGGAAAGGGAGCCGACCAGTTTTGCGGAGCGTATGACAATACAGACATCGCGAAAAAGATCATCCGTATCGCAGCTCTGCGGGACTGA
- a CDS encoding septal ring lytic transglycosylase RlpA family protein, protein MRKLLPSCIALALLLSSCSVVKTTAKAAYSVGKFAVDLVTAPLTHDEIESIDGLSPQEAIRQGRVKNAPYVVYGKTYVPMSVEEAENYRETGIASWYGEETRRKENGHITANGEAFDPDKPSAAHKYLPLPVNVRVTNLETRKSIVVRVNDRGPFAHDRVIDLSAAAAKKLGFYEKGTARVAIEVVSLRADAGTER, encoded by the coding sequence GTGCGGAAACTTCTCCCCTCATGCATCGCGCTGGCTTTACTCCTGAGTTCCTGCTCGGTGGTAAAGACCACGGCAAAAGCGGCTTATTCCGTCGGCAAATTCGCGGTCGATCTGGTTACCGCGCCATTGACCCACGACGAGATCGAGTCCATCGACGGCCTCTCGCCCCAGGAAGCCATACGCCAGGGACGCGTCAAAAACGCGCCGTACGTGGTGTACGGGAAAACCTATGTCCCGATGAGCGTCGAGGAAGCGGAAAACTACAGGGAAACCGGGATCGCGTCCTGGTACGGAGAGGAAACTCGCCGGAAGGAAAACGGGCACATTACGGCCAACGGTGAAGCTTTCGATCCCGACAAGCCGAGCGCCGCGCACAAATACCTGCCTTTGCCGGTCAACGTGCGGGTCACCAACCTCGAAACGAGGAAATCGATCGTCGTACGCGTCAACGACCGCGGCCCCTTCGCACACGACAGGGTGATCGACCTCAGCGCCGCCGCGGCGAAAAAGCTCGGATTCTATGAAAAGGGAACCGCACGCGTCGCGATAGAGGTGGTTTCCCTGCGGGCGGACGCCGGCACAGAGCGCTGA
- a CDS encoding MGMT family protein codes for MQDNETSPHRAMSPPPGTFHEKVYDLVRIIPRGKVSTYGIIAERLSLRSAARMVGWALNRADLSSVPAHRVVNRNGELTGKMHFSGKETMRNMLEAEGIAFRPDGTVDLDRHLFLFD; via the coding sequence GTGCAGGATAACGAGACGTCGCCGCATCGTGCCATGAGCCCGCCTCCCGGCACATTTCATGAAAAGGTTTACGATCTTGTCCGGATCATTCCGAGAGGCAAGGTCTCGACATACGGCATCATCGCCGAACGTCTGAGCCTGCGAAGCGCGGCCAGAATGGTCGGCTGGGCTCTTAACCGCGCGGACCTTTCATCCGTTCCCGCTCACAGGGTGGTCAACAGGAACGGTGAACTGACCGGGAAAATGCATTTCTCGGGCAAGGAAACAATGCGCAACATGCTCGAAGCGGAGGGTATCGCCTTTCGCCCCGATGGAACGGTCGATCTCGACCGTCACCTGTTCCTCTTCGACTGA
- a CDS encoding 1,9-bis(guanidino)-5-aza-nonane synthase encodes MNTGISKGELLKEPVRHIDIKQLDIVPLVDQMADTAFQARNLARAASIVDLMQQDKECAVILTLAGSLISAGLKQVVIDMLDNHMVDAIVSTGANIVDQDFFEALGFRHYKGTPFIDDAILRDMHIDRIYDTYIDEDDLRVCDETMGKIADSMQPGTYSSREFIIEMARYIESNNLDRNSIVYKAYEKGVPIFCPAFSDCSAGFGLVHHQWNNPDSHVAIDSVKDFRELTRIKIENDKTGIFMIGGGVPKNFTQDIVVAAEVLGYEEVSMHTYAVQITVADERDGALSGSTLKEASSWGKVDTVHEQMVFAEATVAMPLIAGYVYHKRNWEDREAKNFNAMLDKQGVNA; translated from the coding sequence ATGAACACAGGTATCAGTAAGGGAGAACTGCTGAAAGAGCCGGTCAGGCATATTGACATCAAACAGCTCGATATCGTGCCGCTTGTCGACCAGATGGCCGATACCGCTTTCCAGGCGCGGAATCTTGCAAGGGCGGCTTCCATTGTTGACCTCATGCAGCAGGACAAGGAATGCGCCGTCATCCTCACGCTTGCCGGTTCGCTCATCAGCGCGGGTCTCAAACAGGTCGTCATCGACATGCTCGACAACCACATGGTCGACGCCATCGTCTCCACCGGAGCAAACATCGTCGACCAGGACTTTTTCGAGGCGCTCGGGTTCAGGCATTACAAGGGTACGCCGTTCATCGACGACGCCATCCTGCGCGACATGCACATCGACCGCATCTACGATACCTATATCGACGAGGACGATCTTCGCGTCTGCGACGAAACCATGGGCAAGATCGCCGATTCCATGCAGCCCGGCACATACTCTTCCCGCGAGTTCATTATCGAGATGGCCAGATACATCGAATCGAACAACCTCGACAGAAACTCCATCGTCTACAAGGCATACGAGAAAGGCGTGCCGATTTTCTGTCCGGCGTTTTCAGACTGCTCAGCGGGTTTCGGTCTGGTGCACCACCAGTGGAACAACCCCGACAGCCATGTCGCCATAGACTCGGTCAAGGACTTCCGGGAACTGACCAGGATCAAGATCGAGAACGACAAAACCGGTATCTTCATGATCGGCGGCGGCGTTCCGAAGAACTTTACCCAGGATATCGTCGTTGCCGCCGAAGTGCTCGGTTACGAGGAGGTCTCCATGCACACCTACGCCGTGCAGATCACTGTCGCGGACGAGCGTGACGGCGCGCTTTCCGGCTCGACGCTCAAGGAGGCGAGTTCGTGGGGCAAGGTCGATACCGTCCACGAGCAGATGGTCTTCGCCGAAGCGACGGTCGCCATGCCGCTCATCGCGGGCTACGTCTATCACAAGCGCAACTGGGAAGACCGCGAAGCGAAGAACTTCAACGCCATGCTCGACAAACAGGGCGTCAACGCCTGA
- a CDS encoding alpha/beta hydrolase: protein MGSEAFGVLIIHGFTATLDSVNALVEPIEKLGARVRVPVLKGHGGSSPEKLRGVTWCDWLKDAESAFLELASEVDRVIVVGHSMGGLLALNLAAKYQDRQLAAAVAAAPAFRLVSMLGPGRPLHFLAPLLQSFVRNWDLRVAYSDVDETSRSVHYPWAPTDAIISFFDLISFTRTRLHDIRCPVLILHGRAEQTVAPESADLVFGGIATSPKDKKLVWLERSGHQMFCDSQKDVAVEVIVNYIRSISGGNES, encoded by the coding sequence ATGGGCAGCGAGGCTTTCGGCGTTCTCATCATTCACGGTTTCACGGCTACGCTCGACAGCGTCAACGCCCTCGTCGAGCCGATCGAGAAGCTGGGCGCCCGCGTACGCGTTCCCGTGCTGAAAGGGCATGGCGGCTCTTCTCCCGAAAAGCTTCGCGGAGTGACCTGGTGCGACTGGCTGAAAGACGCCGAATCGGCTTTTCTGGAACTGGCCTCGGAAGTCGATCGGGTCATCGTCGTCGGCCACAGCATGGGCGGGCTCCTCGCGCTCAACCTGGCGGCCAAGTACCAGGATCGGCAGCTGGCCGCCGCTGTGGCAGCGGCCCCGGCGTTCAGGCTCGTTTCCATGCTCGGCCCGGGACGCCCGCTGCATTTCCTCGCGCCCCTTCTGCAGAGTTTCGTGCGGAACTGGGATCTGCGCGTCGCCTACAGCGACGTCGACGAGACGAGCCGTTCCGTTCACTATCCGTGGGCGCCTACCGACGCGATCATCTCGTTTTTCGATCTTATCTCCTTTACCCGCACGAGGCTGCACGATATTCGCTGTCCGGTTCTCATTCTTCATGGCAGGGCCGAGCAGACTGTCGCGCCCGAGAGCGCCGATCTGGTTTTCGGCGGGATAGCGACCTCCCCGAAGGACAAAAAGCTTGTCTGGCTCGAACGTTCGGGGCACCAGATGTTCTGCGATTCGCAAAAGGACGTCGCCGTCGAGGTAATCGTGAACTATATCCGCTCGATCTCCGGCGGCAATGAATCGTAG
- the trpS gene encoding tryptophan--tRNA ligase yields the protein MGKKRILSGMRPTGKLHLGHYTGALENWVARQNELDAQGNRAYETWFLIADYHSLTTSLDTADTFSYTIEMVIDWLAAGINPEKSPVFRQSQVKQHAELFLLFSMLITSSRLERNPTLKDQVRELNMESISFGHLGYPVLQAADILLYKGNVVPVGEDQLPHLEITRELARRFNNHFPHPATGGVFEEPEPRITKFSRLAGLDGKAKMSKSLGNTVLLSDTPEEVAKKVGRAVTDTQKIRKNDPGRPEVCTVFSYHTRFSPDDRVHSIAEECRSGALGCVACKKMCAEAISAELSPILEKREAYASRPEMVREVLFDGEDRARKTAEETMCEVREAMRLG from the coding sequence ATGGGCAAAAAAAGAATTCTCAGCGGCATGCGCCCCACGGGCAAACTGCATCTCGGACACTATACCGGTGCGCTTGAAAACTGGGTCGCCAGGCAGAACGAACTCGACGCGCAGGGAAACAGGGCCTATGAAACCTGGTTCCTCATAGCCGATTACCACAGCCTGACAACGTCGCTCGACACCGCCGACACCTTCAGCTACACGATCGAAATGGTCATCGACTGGCTCGCGGCGGGAATCAATCCTGAAAAAAGCCCGGTATTCCGCCAGTCGCAGGTAAAACAGCATGCGGAGCTTTTCCTGCTCTTCTCCATGCTCATCACCTCGTCGAGACTGGAACGGAACCCGACGCTCAAGGATCAGGTCCGTGAACTCAACATGGAATCGATTTCGTTCGGCCACCTGGGCTATCCCGTCCTGCAGGCCGCCGATATCCTGCTTTACAAGGGGAACGTCGTACCCGTGGGAGAGGATCAGTTGCCGCACCTGGAAATAACGAGAGAACTCGCCAGACGCTTCAACAACCACTTTCCGCATCCGGCGACAGGCGGCGTGTTCGAGGAGCCGGAACCGAGAATCACGAAATTCTCCCGGCTTGCCGGGCTCGACGGCAAAGCGAAAATGTCCAAATCCCTCGGCAACACCGTCCTGCTTTCCGACACGCCCGAAGAGGTGGCGAAAAAAGTCGGCCGGGCCGTGACCGACACGCAGAAAATCAGGAAAAACGACCCTGGACGACCTGAAGTGTGCACGGTATTCAGCTATCACACAAGGTTTTCGCCCGACGACCGGGTGCATTCGATCGCCGAGGAATGCCGTTCCGGCGCCCTTGGTTGCGTCGCCTGCAAAAAAATGTGCGCGGAAGCCATCTCGGCCGAACTCTCGCCGATCCTCGAAAAGCGCGAAGCATACGCCTCGCGGCCGGAGATGGTCCGGGAAGTCTTGTTCGACGGCGAGGACCGGGCGAGAAAGACGGCGGAGGAAACCATGTGCGAAGTGCGCGAAGCCATGCGGCTGGGCTGA
- a CDS encoding HAD family hydrolase: MPDNERRFAFIFDMDGVLVDNMRLHAHSWVELFNDYGLEGMDPERYLRETAGMKGLDVLRHFLRPDITPEEADRLTELKDFLYRFMYRGEIEPMPGLERFLDAAALMGVSLGVGTGAGEKNIAFTLDREPFRDRFGAVVGSHQVKRGKPHPDIFLRVAEQLGIEPSRCVVFEDALPGIEAATAAGMKSIALSTTNPPEVMRTCKGVMSVVDDFTTISPSEVIDRLLEPQLTDR; this comes from the coding sequence GTGCCTGATAACGAACGACGATTCGCCTTTATTTTCGACATGGACGGCGTGCTGGTCGACAACATGCGTCTGCACGCCCATTCATGGGTAGAGCTTTTTAACGATTACGGCCTCGAAGGCATGGACCCCGAGCGCTACCTGCGCGAAACCGCGGGAATGAAAGGACTCGATGTCCTCCGCCATTTCCTGCGGCCGGATATAACACCCGAAGAAGCCGACCGCCTGACGGAACTGAAGGATTTTCTCTACCGCTTCATGTACCGCGGGGAAATAGAGCCGATGCCAGGCCTTGAACGATTCCTCGACGCCGCCGCCCTCATGGGCGTGTCGCTCGGCGTGGGCACCGGCGCAGGGGAAAAGAACATAGCCTTCACCCTCGACAGGGAGCCTTTCAGGGACAGGTTCGGAGCCGTCGTAGGATCGCACCAGGTCAAGCGGGGCAAACCGCATCCCGACATCTTCCTCAGGGTGGCCGAGCAGCTCGGGATAGAACCGTCGCGCTGCGTCGTCTTCGAGGACGCGCTTCCCGGAATCGAGGCCGCGACCGCGGCGGGCATGAAAAGCATCGCGCTGTCAACAACCAATCCGCCCGAGGTCATGCGCACCTGCAAAGGGGTCATGAGCGTTGTCGATGATTTCACGACAATCAGCCCTTCGGAGGTTATCGACAGACTGCTTGAACCGCAACTAACCGACCGTTAA
- the argS gene encoding arginine--tRNA ligase has translation MQFYLTEAIQKALIASGIETGREIQIEKPTDRKFGDFSTNVALVLAKECRMNPRQLAEKISGNLVFRENTVRDTAIAGPGFINFYLEPAFIMQSAEQIIVEGGHFGSTCRGKGKKAIVEYVSANPTGPLTIGRGRGGVLGDCIANLLETQGYEVTREYYFNDAGRQMTILAESVRLRYRELCGRTVAFPETHYQGDYIRDIAARMHEKHGQTLADADGLDEFKQAAETVIFTHIKQTLHRLGIRHDSYFNEHKLYLEDDSGRSANDRVVEALKEKGFVSEYDGATWFTTTKLGQEKDKVLIKSSGEPSYRLPDIAYHVTKFERGFSEIVNVFGADHIDEYPDVVEALNILGYEGDRIRVAINQFVTTTVNGETVKMSTRKGNADLLDDLIDDVGADATRLFFIMRGKDSHLNFDVELAKKQSKDNPVFYLQYAHARICSLLRMAEKEIGFSSDGSGAHHMQLLDSEHELRLAFGLADYPLVIENCIRLLEPQKMVEYLHSVAELYHRFYQECPILKAEPDIRTARLFLSVATRQVLRNGFGILGVTAPESM, from the coding sequence ATGCAATTCTATCTTACAGAAGCCATACAAAAAGCGCTCATAGCCTCCGGCATCGAGACCGGCCGTGAGATCCAGATAGAGAAGCCGACCGACAGAAAATTCGGCGACTTTTCGACCAACGTTGCGCTCGTGCTCGCAAAAGAGTGCCGGATGAACCCGCGCCAGCTTGCGGAGAAGATTTCCGGGAACCTCGTTTTCAGAGAAAACACCGTTCGCGACACCGCCATAGCCGGCCCGGGATTCATCAATTTCTACCTCGAACCGGCCTTCATCATGCAGTCGGCCGAGCAGATCATCGTGGAAGGCGGACATTTCGGCTCGACCTGCAGGGGAAAAGGGAAAAAGGCCATCGTCGAATACGTGAGCGCTAACCCCACCGGCCCCCTGACCATAGGCCGCGGCAGGGGAGGCGTCCTCGGCGACTGCATCGCGAACCTCCTTGAAACCCAGGGATACGAGGTAACGCGGGAATACTATTTCAATGATGCAGGCCGCCAGATGACCATTCTGGCGGAATCGGTCCGCCTGCGCTACCGTGAACTCTGCGGGCGAACGGTTGCATTCCCCGAAACGCACTACCAGGGCGACTATATCCGGGATATCGCTGCAAGAATGCACGAAAAGCACGGCCAGACCCTTGCGGATGCCGACGGACTCGACGAGTTCAAGCAGGCCGCCGAAACCGTGATCTTCACCCATATCAAACAGACCCTCCACCGCCTCGGCATCCGGCACGACAGCTATTTCAACGAGCACAAGCTGTATCTGGAGGATGACAGCGGCCGTTCGGCGAACGACCGCGTAGTCGAAGCCCTGAAAGAAAAGGGGTTCGTCTCGGAGTATGACGGCGCGACATGGTTCACGACCACGAAACTCGGGCAGGAGAAAGACAAGGTGCTCATCAAGTCGAGCGGTGAGCCGAGCTACCGGCTTCCGGACATTGCCTACCACGTCACCAAGTTCGAACGGGGATTCTCCGAAATCGTCAACGTATTCGGAGCCGACCATATCGACGAGTACCCGGACGTCGTCGAAGCCCTGAACATCCTCGGCTACGAGGGAGACCGCATCAGGGTGGCGATCAACCAGTTCGTTACGACGACCGTCAACGGAGAAACGGTCAAGATGTCGACGAGAAAAGGCAACGCCGATCTGCTCGACGACCTCATCGACGATGTCGGCGCAGACGCCACGAGGCTGTTTTTCATCATGCGCGGCAAGGATTCACACCTTAATTTCGACGTCGAACTGGCGAAAAAGCAGTCGAAAGACAACCCGGTATTCTATCTCCAGTACGCTCACGCCCGCATCTGCAGCCTGTTGCGGATGGCCGAAAAAGAGATCGGCTTCTCCTCCGACGGCAGCGGCGCGCACCACATGCAACTGCTCGATTCCGAACACGAGCTGCGGCTCGCCTTCGGCCTCGCGGACTACCCGCTGGTCATCGAAAACTGCATCCGTTTGCTGGAACCGCAGAAAATGGTGGAATACCTGCACAGCGTAGCCGAACTCTATCACCGCTTCTATCAGGAGTGCCCCATCCTCAAGGCGGAACCGGATATCCGCACCGCGAGACTCTTCCTCTCGGTCGCCACGCGGCAGGTGCTTCGCAACGGCTTCGGGATACTCGGCGTCACCGCGCCGGAATCGATGTGA
- the fsa gene encoding fructose-6-phosphate aldolase: MKFFIDTANLDEISAAAELGMLDGVTTNPSLVAKIVDDPERFGYGEFKKHIAKICEIVDGPVSAEVTTLMADEMTVQGVDLAGIHPNVVVKCPVTIEGLKAIRRLAGKGIRTNATLVFSPNQALLAAKAGASYVSPFVGRLDDISTEGMALVDQILTVFDNYRFTTEVLVASVRHPQHVVEAAMMGAHIATIPFKVIEQLVKHPLTDTGLDRFMQDASVIQ, encoded by the coding sequence ATGAAATTCTTTATCGATACAGCGAACCTCGACGAAATCAGCGCGGCAGCCGAGCTCGGCATGCTGGACGGCGTCACGACCAACCCTTCTCTGGTGGCCAAAATCGTTGATGATCCCGAGCGGTTCGGCTACGGCGAGTTCAAGAAGCACATCGCGAAAATCTGCGAGATCGTCGACGGCCCGGTAAGCGCCGAGGTGACCACGCTCATGGCCGACGAGATGACCGTCCAGGGCGTGGACCTTGCGGGTATTCATCCCAATGTCGTGGTCAAGTGCCCCGTGACCATCGAGGGGCTCAAGGCCATCCGCAGGCTCGCCGGGAAAGGCATCAGGACAAACGCCACCCTCGTGTTTTCACCCAACCAGGCCCTGCTTGCAGCCAAGGCGGGGGCGTCCTACGTCAGCCCCTTCGTCGGCCGCCTGGACGATATCAGCACCGAGGGCATGGCGCTCGTCGACCAGATTCTGACGGTTTTCGATAATTATCGATTTACGACCGAGGTGCTCGTGGCGAGCGTACGGCACCCCCAGCACGTCGTGGAGGCCGCCATGATGGGCGCCCACATCGCCACCATACCCTTCAAGGTTATCGAACAGCTCGTCAAACATCCGCTGACCGACACGGGTCTCGATCGGTTCATGCAGGACGCTTCGGTCATACAGTAA